In one window of Camelina sativa cultivar DH55 chromosome 15, Cs, whole genome shotgun sequence DNA:
- the LOC104748681 gene encoding uncharacterized protein LOC104748681: MSKKRAHDQDMKDLKEIGTAIVPTKFEDPGLFNLPCSISYMHFNKCLCDLGASVSLMPYSVAEKLGYEDFKDSNYSVSLADGSKRDVVGVIENLPIKIGEARIPTESLKTLLSWEGHS, encoded by the coding sequence ATGTCAAAGAAAAGGGCTCATGACCAAGATatgaaggatttgaaagagattgggaCAGCTATTGTCCCAACAAAGTTTGAAGATCCAGGCTTATTCAACTTACCCTGTTCCATCAGCTACATGCACTTTAATAAGTGCCTTTGTGATTTAGGAGCTTCAGTGAGCTTGATGCCATACTCAGTGGCTGAGAAGTTGGGGTATGAGGACTTCAAGGACAGCAACTACTCTGTCAGTCTAGCAGATGGATCCAAGAGGGATGTGGTTGGAGTGATTGAAAACCTCCCTATCAAAATAGGAGAAGCAAGGATCCCAACTGAGAGCCTGAAGACCCTCTTATCTTGGGAAGGCcattcttag